The Bradysia coprophila strain Holo2 chromosome IV, BU_Bcop_v1, whole genome shotgun sequence genome includes a region encoding these proteins:
- the LOC119066337 gene encoding coiled-coil domain-containing protein 28B isoform X1 — protein MDDEDAAVEKQKLVADDEADNEPDDEQNISSNAPKTIQTPISPVLSNKIFSSGETSKTQDSSNCSVGKGTSDSGPQSTRLIYLNERKQEKTEFKPKPKKMQRDVECTLPNSSSNLSFEARSLKHHSFLSEVPDVRHMERALLGLLDDFHSGKLKAFGSGCTMEHMTDIREQQENLAKLHFDLGACGDDPLNSNNNMLQLVQKLEKLSVSIEKLHSTNSGGSGV, from the exons ATGGATGACGAGGACGCTGCTGTTGAAAAACAGAAGCTAGTAGCTGATGATGAAGCTGATAATGAACCGGACGATGAACAAAACATTTCTTCCAATGCACCGAAAACAATACAAACACCGATCTCGCCTGTACTGAGCAACAAG ATATTTTCAAGCGGAGAGACAAGCAAAACACAAGACTCGAGTAATTGCTCAGTAGGAAAAGGAACATCGGATTCGGGTCCACAGTCAACAAGACTGATTTATCTTAATGAACGGAAACAGGAGAAAACGGAATTTAAGCCGAAGCCAAAAAAGATGCAAAGAG ACGTAGAATGTACACTGCCAAATTCAAGTTCAAATCTGAGTTTCGAAGCTCGATCACTTAAACATCATTCATTTCTGTCAGAAGTACCGGATGTACGGCACATGGAACGAGCATTGTTAGGATTGCTCGATGATTTTCATTCGGGTAAATTGAAGGCGTTCG GATCCGGATGCACCATGGAACACATGACGGATATTCGGGAACAGCAAGAGAATTTAGCGAAATTACACTTTGATCTCGGCGCATGTGGTGATGATCCATTGAACAGTAACAACAACATGCTGCAGTTAgttcaaaaattggaaaagctTTCGGTTtcgatagaaaaattacattccACTAATTCGGGTGGTTCGGGTGTGTAA
- the LOC119066337 gene encoding coiled-coil domain-containing protein 28A isoform X2 translates to MDDEDAAVEKQKLVADDEADNEPDDEQNISSNAPKTIQTPISPVLSNKIFSSGETSKTQDSSNCSVGKGTSDSGPQSTRLIYLNERKQEKTEFKPKPKKMQREVPDVRHMERALLGLLDDFHSGKLKAFGSGCTMEHMTDIREQQENLAKLHFDLGACGDDPLNSNNNMLQLVQKLEKLSVSIEKLHSTNSGGSGV, encoded by the exons ATGGATGACGAGGACGCTGCTGTTGAAAAACAGAAGCTAGTAGCTGATGATGAAGCTGATAATGAACCGGACGATGAACAAAACATTTCTTCCAATGCACCGAAAACAATACAAACACCGATCTCGCCTGTACTGAGCAACAAG ATATTTTCAAGCGGAGAGACAAGCAAAACACAAGACTCGAGTAATTGCTCAGTAGGAAAAGGAACATCGGATTCGGGTCCACAGTCAACAAGACTGATTTATCTTAATGAACGGAAACAGGAGAAAACGGAATTTAAGCCGAAGCCAAAAAAGATGCAAAGAG AAGTACCGGATGTACGGCACATGGAACGAGCATTGTTAGGATTGCTCGATGATTTTCATTCGGGTAAATTGAAGGCGTTCG GATCCGGATGCACCATGGAACACATGACGGATATTCGGGAACAGCAAGAGAATTTAGCGAAATTACACTTTGATCTCGGCGCATGTGGTGATGATCCATTGAACAGTAACAACAACATGCTGCAGTTAgttcaaaaattggaaaagctTTCGGTTtcgatagaaaaattacattccACTAATTCGGGTGGTTCGGGTGTGTAA
- the LOC119066338 gene encoding uncharacterized protein LOC119066338, whose translation MALPEKLLQNYKKFQAPNNIPVWLKGGQSDKILFGITVAGCGLGVLGYLQMLYTMGFKKKNQ comes from the exons ATGGCTCTACCAGAGAAGCTATTgcaaaactataaaaaatttcag GCACCAAATAACATCCCAGTCTGGCTGAAAGGTGGACAATCGGATAAAATTCTATTTGGAATAACTGTTGCTGGATGTGGACTCGGTGTATTAGGCTATTTGCAAATGTTGTACACAATGGGTTTTAAGAAGAAgaaccaataa
- the LOC119066333 gene encoding glutathione hydrolase-like YwrD proenzyme: MDRLWNSRRSPIYAKNGMVACSQPLAAQAGLEILKRGGNAADACVCIAAALNVTQPTSTGIGGDAFALFFDATKKEVRGINGSGRCPSDLSIDTFNNLGYNEQNRPSSLSPLFITVPGAAAAWVDTVEQFGSGNLTLSEILEPAIKLAEEGFPVAQVSAHFWKKSEHLLQNSANGTEILLNGLAPREGEIMKMPFLAETFRELGINKKPGFYQGRIAQAIVDVIKENGGVMSLADLENHVSTQDEPVHVNYRGVDVYEIPPNGQGMTALLGLNILEGFNLQGMQHSSPEHLHIVIESLRLAFADARFYIADPFFESVPVAGLLSKDYAADRRDKINLQEAATDLQHGYPQNFSNTVYFCVVDGQGNACSFINSNYQGFGTGIIPKGCGFTLHNRGDNFSLDPSHVNSLQPGKRPYHTIIPGMALKDGELYCPFGVMGAFMQPQGHLQVISNMIDFGMNPQQALDAPRVQISGGTAAGRILIEDGIPIETVQVLEKIGHQQPTIVSGWNRSEFGVGQIIVRNPVTGVLCAGSDPRHDGHAIGW, encoded by the exons ATGGATAGACTATGGAATTCTCGTCGTAGTCCAATATATGCGAAAAATGGAATGGTAGCTTGCAGCCAG CCATTGGCAGCTCAAGCTGGTCTTGAAATATTGAAGCGAGGAGGCAATGCTGCCGATGCTTGCGTTTGTATTGCAGCTGCATTAAACGTGACGCAACCCACTTCGACTG GTATAGGTGGAGATGCATTTGCACTGTTTTTCGATGCCACCAAAAAAGAGGTTCGGGGCATCAATGGAAG TGGTCGTTGTCCTTCCGATCTTTCTATAGACACCTTTAACAATCTGGGATACAATGAACAGAACCGACCGTCTTCGCTATCACCACTATTCATCACCGTTCCTGG AGCTGCAGCTGCATGGGTAGACACAGTGGAACAGTTCGGAAGTGGAAATCTTACTCTCAGTGAAATTCTAGAACCTGCAATAAAATTGGCAGAGGAAGGATTTCCAGTGGCTCAAGTGAGCGCTCATTTTTGGAAGAAAAGTGAGCATCTCTTGCAGAATTCAGCGAATGGAACAGAAATACTTCTAAATGGCCTTGCTCCAAGAGAAggtgaaattatgaaaatgccATTTTTGGCTGAGACATTCCGAGAATTGGGCATAAACAAGAAACCCGGATTCTATCAGGGCCGCATTGCTCAAGCTATTGTCGATGTTATAAAGGAAAATGGTGGAGTAATGAGCTTGGCCGACTTAGAAAATCATGTCAGCACTCAAGATGAACCTGTTCATGTAAACTATAGAGGCGTCGATGTGTATGAAATACCTCCTAATGGACAAGGAATGACTGCACTGTTAGGTCTAAATATTTTGGAAGGATTTAATCTCCAAGGGATGCAACACAGTTCCCCGGAGCACTTACACATAGTGATTGAAAGCCTTCGATTAGCTTTTGCTGATGCGCGTTTTTATATAGCTGATCCATTTTTTGAAAGCGTTCCTGTTGCAGGATTACTTTCTAAGGACTATGCAGCCGATAGGCgcgacaaaataaatttacaagaaGCAGCCACGGACTTG CAACATGGATATCCTCAGAACTTCAGCAATACTGTGTACTTTTGCGTAGTGGATGGACAGGGCAATGCGTGTAGTTTCATTAATTCTAACTATCAGGGTTTTGGGACTGGAATTATTCCGAAAGGATGTGGATTTACGTTACACAATCGTGGAGACAATTTCTCATTGGATCCTAGCCACGTAAATAGCTTACAACCGGGAAAACGAcc TTACCACACAATTATACCAGGAATGGCATTGAAAGACGGTGAACTATATTGTCCGTTCGGAGTAATGGGCGCTTTTATGCAGCCTCAAGGGCATCTTCAGGTCATTTCTAATATGATTGACTTTGGAATGAATCCGCAGCAAG CACTTGATGCACCAAGGGTTCAAATCAGTGGTGGTACAGCTGCCGGACGGATTTTGATTGAAGATGGCATTCCAATAGAAACAGTTCAGGTGTTAGAGAAAATAGGCCATCAACAGCCAACAATTGTCAGTGGTTGGAATAGAAGTGAATTCGGTGTTGGACAAATTATAGTAAGGAATCCAGTAACTGGTGTTTTGTGTGCTGGAAGCGACCCAAGACATGATGGTCATGCTATTGGTTGGTAG
- the LOC119066335 gene encoding glutathione hydrolase-like YwrD proenzyme gives MDGIWNSRRSPIYAKNGIVACSQPLAAEAGLEILKRGGNAADAAVAVAAALNVTQPTSTGLGGDAFALYYDATTKKVRGINGSGRCPSNLSIETFENLGYNEQNRPSTRSPLFITVPGAAAAWVDTVEQFGSGNLTLSEILAPATIMAEEGFPVAQVCAYYWGGSESLLQNATNGTEMLLNGVAPKEGEIMKMPFLAETFRELGANNKTGFYQGRIAQAIVDVINENGGVMNMADLETHVSTQDEPVHVNYRGVDVYEMPPNGQGITALLALNILEGFNLQGLQHNSPDHLHIVIESLRLAFADARFYIADPAFESVPVAGLLSKDYAAERRRLISLQRAATDFEHGFPPNFSNTVYFCVVDGQGNACSFINSNYQGFGTGIVPKGCGFTLQNRGANFSLDPNHVNSLQPGKRPYHTIIPGMALKDGELYCPFGVMGGFMQPQGHLQVISNMVDFGMNPQEAIDAPRVQIDGGTAVGQILLEDGIPIETVRILEKIGHQQPILVTGWDRSDFGTGQIIVRNPVTGVLCAGSDPRNDGHAIGF, from the exons ATGGATGGAATCTGGAATTCGAGACGTAGTCCGATCTACGCAAAAAATGGTATTGTGGCATGCAGTCAG CCCTTAGCTGCCGAAGCTGGTCTTGAAATCTTGAAGCGGGGAGGCAATGCAGCAGACGCTGCGGTTGCTGTTGCAGCTGCATTAAATGTGACGCAACCTACTTCTACTG GACTGGGTGGAGATGCATTCGCATTGTATTACGACGCAACTACAAAAAAAGTACGAGGCATTAATGGAAG tGGCCGATGTCCGTCGAATCTTTCTATTGAAACGTTTGAGAACCTTGGGTACAACGAACAGAATAGACCGTCTACCCGATCGCCACTTTTCATAACTGTTCCTGG TGCTGCAGCTGCCTGGGTAGACACTGTAGAGCAGTTTGGAAGTGGAAATCTTACTCTCAGCGAAATTCTTGCTCCAGCAACAATAATGGCAGAGGAGGGTTTTCCTGTAGCCCAAGTGTGCGCTTATTATTGGGGAGGCAGTGAAAG TCTTCTACAAAACGCAACCAACGGAACGGAAATGTTGTTAAATGGAGTAGCACCAAAAGAAggtgaaattatgaaaatgccATTTTTGGCTGAAACTTTCCGAGAATTGGGCGCAAACAACAAAACCGGATTCTACCAGGGACGCATTGCTCAAGCTATTGTCGATGTTATAAACGAAAATGGTGGAGTCATGAACATGGCCGACTTAGAAACCCATGTCAGCACTCAAGATGAACCTGTTCATGTAAACTATAGAGGTGTTGATGTCTATGAAATGCCACCAAATGGACAAGGAATAACCGCACTGCTGGCTCTAAATATTTTGGAAGGATTTAATCTCCAAGGATTGCAACACAATTCCCCGGATCACTTACATATAGTAATTGAAAGTCTTCGATTAGCTTTCGCTGATGCACGTTTTTACATCGCTGATCCAGCTTTTGAAAGCGTCCCTGTCGCTGGATTACTTTCCAAGGATTATGCAGCTGAAAGGCGAAGACTAATTAGCCTACAAAGAGCAGCCACAGACTTT GAACATGGATTCCCCCCGAACTTCAGCAATACAGTGTACTTTTGTGTTGTTGATGGACAGGGCAATGCTTGCAGTTTCATTAATTCTAACTATCAGGGTTTCGGAACTGGAATTGTTCCGAAAGGATGTGGATTTACATTGCAAAATCGTGGAGCGAATTTCTCATTGGATCCCAACCACGTTAATAGCTTACAACCGGGAAAACGACC CTATCACACAATCATACCGGGAATGGCATTGAAAGATGGGGAATTATATTGCCCTTTCGGAGTGATGGGTGGTTTTATGCAGCCACAAGGTCATCTTCAAGTTATCTCAAATATGGTTGATTTTGGAATGAATCCACAAGAAG cAATCGACGCACCAAGAGTTCAAATTGATGGTGGCACAGCTGTCGGACAAATTTTGCTTGAAGATGGAATTCCAATAGAAACAGTAAGGATACTAGAGAAAATTGGTCATCAACAACCAATTCTTGTAACTGGATGGGATAGGAGTGACTTTGGAACCGGTCAGATTATAGTCAGGAATCCGGTTACTGGTGTCTTGTGCGCTGGAAGTGACCCAAGAAATGATGGTCATGCCATTGGATTTTAA
- the LOC119066332 gene encoding ralBP1-associated Eps domain-containing protein 1 isoform X2 has product MEEVNISETESRYYSDLFNVCDVEKRASKVPNLKATEMFRSANLENDILKQITTLSGISQSSTHMSRVQFYSCLKFIAAYQAGLPLRHEMLASTVALPLPKFSWKDSPVQNTETELNGRNDMNRSSSINDLVRENLNNATNSDNMTSTDSEVEQNDSQSHERRRHGGSPEAWSTASDSPTPTNSVTERPWAKTNLWHGLLCEEQRQLLGTEEESSDRHSSEDDNDTDLEAIYQITPEQREYYLTQFRTLQPDKSKLLSGPNARVFFEKSRIPVDELRHIWQLCDVTKDGALSLGEFTAAMHLVVLRRNNIPLPPVLPACLMPTLNETRPSEPLEADLLHLDDEAVDFQPNANDLKRMISSHIHETTVIPQSSSIPNKVNQSSPTMSNKSQTIHTRSNSNSPSVEPVTPPKQHKEIDWNNQSKEWTKFTESPTSNVSSPGPKPVNIDMQRTAQAVLSDPQILHPVPVRVTPIGVDVLDDDGARLTNRKSETLFFDNGIVRDAEASPKQINISNRDSLQNDLRAIQRPQPKKLPTKNVGAIPPPPQRESSIGPIEENLSTSPNKREPPLPPPRPHKHARSSSLDLDKLKLNAPVPPEVPPRVSPQMISQISLDAQLDAADSSFADFAHFPETVIEHEVSLRKRQLPDVPDGHTADESGRFPHIRPYQQPTSYIDPNADSSHLRMSQVQVPSLQSSQRSSAFEVYRKPTPREVNSPEASSTRPNIDYEKRVSAISETLRQVSLKQDRQLNDVVQQLKEQNSLLLKLCSDLSDELLTVRRQKEEIKQKLDTVGGGGASSSGAVVGGLHSTDII; this is encoded by the exons ATGGAAGAAGTAAATATCTCGGAAACAGAATCTCGATATTATTCGGATCTATTCAATGTCTGCGACGTTGAAAAGAGGGCATCTAAAGTTCCAAATCTGAAAGCGACGGAAATGTTTCGATCAGCCAATTTAGAAAATGATATTCTAAAACAG ATCACAACACTATCTGGAATTTCGCAGTCATCAACGCACATGTCACGTGTGCAATTTTATTCATGCCTGAAATTTATAGCTGCCTATCAAGCGGGACTACCACTGCGACACGAAATGTTGGCCTCAACTGTAGCACTTCCATTGCCAAAATTTAGTTGGAAAGATTCGCCCGTTCAAAACACAGAAACGGAATTGAATGGACGGAATGATATGAATCGTAGCTCCAGCATCAATGACTTAGTTAGGGAAAATCTAAATAATGCAACAAATTCGGATAATATGACCAGCACCGATTCCGAGGTGGAACAGAACGATAGTCAGTCGCATGAACGG CGTCGTCACGGCGGTTCGCCAGAAGCATGGAGCACGGCAAGTGATAGTCCAACTCCGACAAATAGTGTAACAGAACGTCCTTGggcgaaaacaaatttatggcATGGTTTGCTATGCGAAGAACAAAGACAATTACTTGGCACTGAGGAAGAATCTTCCGATCGACATAGCAGCGAAGATGACAATGACACGGACTTGGAGGCCATTTATCAGATTACACCCGAGCAACGAGAGTATTATCTAACTCAATTCCGAACCCTGCAGCCCGACAAAAGTAAATTGTTGTCGGGGCCGAATGCTAGAGTCTTCTTTGAAAAATCTCGAATTCCTGTCGACGAACTGCGACACATATGGCA ACTTTGCGATGTAACCAAAGACGGTGCATTGAGTCTGGGCGAGTTTACAGCAGCGATGCACTTAGTCGTCTTGCGTAGAAACAACATTCCATTGCCACCTGTATTGCCGGCATGTTTGATGCCAACACTAAATGAAACACGGCCATCGGAGCCGCTTGAAGCGGATCTACTCCATCTTGACGATGAAGCAGTAGATTTTCAACCGAATGCCAACGACTTGAAACGAATGATATCGTCGCACATACACGAGACGACTGTAATTCCGCAGAGCAGCTCTATACCGAATAAGGTCAATCAGTCGAGTCCTACGATGTCCAACAAATCTCAAACGATCCACACACGATCGAATTCGAATAGTCCATCGGTTGAGCCAGTCACACCACCCAAACAACATAAAGAAATCGATTGGAACAATCAGAGCAAGGAATGGacgaaatttaccgaatctCCTACGTCAAATGTATCGAGTCCGGGTCCGAAACCCGTTAACATTGAT ATGCAACGTACTGCACAAGCCGTGTTGTCCGATCCACAAATATTACATCCGGTACCAGTGCGTGTTACGCCGATcg GTGTAGATGTCTTAGACGACGATGGTGCGCGGCTGACAAATCGTAAATCAGAGACACTGTTCTTTGACAACGGCATCGTACGCGATGCTGAAGCTAGTCCGAAACAAATTAATATCAGCAACAGGGATTCACTGCAAAATGATTTGCGAGCAATTCAACGACCCCAACCGAAAAAGTTGCCAACAAAAAATGTGGGTGCCATTCCACCGCCACCGCAACGTGAAAGCAGCATCGGCCCAATCGAAGAAAATCTGTCAACATCGCCTAATAAACGAGAGCCTCCATTGCCTCCGCCACG gCCACACAAACACGCTCGAAGTAGTAGTTTAGATTtagataaattgaaattaaatgcaCCAGTGCCACCGGAG GTTCCGCCCCGAGTATCACCGCAGATGATTTCACAAATAAGTCTGGACGCGCAGCTGGATGCGGCCGATTCTTCATTCGCCGATTTTGCACACTTTCCAGAAACAGTTATTGAGCATGAG GTATCGTTGCGAAAGCGTCAACTTCCCGATGTACCAGACGGTCACACCGCCGACGAATCCGGACGATTTCCTCACATACGGCCATATCAGCAACCAACATCTTACATTGACCCCAACGCGGACAGTTCACATTTACGTATGAGCCAAGTGCAAGTACCATCACTCCAATCGTCACAACGATCCAGCGCATTCGAAGTGTATCGCAAGCCAACACCGCGTGAAGTGAATTCACCGGAAGCATCATCCACCCGGCCAAACATCGACTACGAGAAACGAGTGTCGGCCATCAGCGAAACGCTGCGCCAAGTGTCGTTGAAACAGGATCGCCAGCTGAACGATGTGGTGCAACAGTTAAAGGAACAAAATAGCTTGCTGCTGAAATTGTGCAGTGATTTGAGCGATGAACTGTTGACGGTTAGACGTCAAAAGGAAGAAATCAAACAGAAATTGGATACGGTCGGAGGAGGAGGAGCATCGAGCAGTGGAGCAGTGGTAGGTGGATTGCATTCGACtgatataatataa
- the LOC119066332 gene encoding ralBP1-associated Eps domain-containing protein 1 isoform X1 produces the protein MEEVNISETESRYYSDLFNVCDVEKRASKVPNLKATEMFRSANLENDILKQITTLSGISQSSTHMSRVQFYSCLKFIAAYQAGLPLRHEMLASTVALPLPKFSWKDSPVQNTETELNGRNDMNRSSSINDLVRENLNNATNSDNMTSTDSEVEQNDSQSHERRRHGGSPEAWSTASDSPTPTNSVTERPWAKTNLWHGLLCEEQRQLLGTEEESSDRHSSEDDNDTDLEAIYQITPEQREYYLTQFRTLQPDKSKLLSGPNARVFFEKSRIPVDELRHIWQLCDVTKDGALSLGEFTAAMHLVVLRRNNIPLPPVLPACLMPTLNETRPSEPLEADLLHLDDEAVDFQPNANDLKRMISSHIHETTVIPQSSSIPNKVNQSSPTMSNKSQTIHTRSNSNSPSVEPVTPPKQHKEIDWNNQSKEWTKFTESPTSNVSSPGPKPVNIDMQRTAQAVLSDPQILHPVPVRVTPIGNFVFAIIISNVQLVFTFYRNTGVDVLDDDGARLTNRKSETLFFDNGIVRDAEASPKQINISNRDSLQNDLRAIQRPQPKKLPTKNVGAIPPPPQRESSIGPIEENLSTSPNKREPPLPPPRPHKHARSSSLDLDKLKLNAPVPPEVPPRVSPQMISQISLDAQLDAADSSFADFAHFPETVIEHEVSLRKRQLPDVPDGHTADESGRFPHIRPYQQPTSYIDPNADSSHLRMSQVQVPSLQSSQRSSAFEVYRKPTPREVNSPEASSTRPNIDYEKRVSAISETLRQVSLKQDRQLNDVVQQLKEQNSLLLKLCSDLSDELLTVRRQKEEIKQKLDTVGGGGASSSGAVVGGLHSTDII, from the exons ATGGAAGAAGTAAATATCTCGGAAACAGAATCTCGATATTATTCGGATCTATTCAATGTCTGCGACGTTGAAAAGAGGGCATCTAAAGTTCCAAATCTGAAAGCGACGGAAATGTTTCGATCAGCCAATTTAGAAAATGATATTCTAAAACAG ATCACAACACTATCTGGAATTTCGCAGTCATCAACGCACATGTCACGTGTGCAATTTTATTCATGCCTGAAATTTATAGCTGCCTATCAAGCGGGACTACCACTGCGACACGAAATGTTGGCCTCAACTGTAGCACTTCCATTGCCAAAATTTAGTTGGAAAGATTCGCCCGTTCAAAACACAGAAACGGAATTGAATGGACGGAATGATATGAATCGTAGCTCCAGCATCAATGACTTAGTTAGGGAAAATCTAAATAATGCAACAAATTCGGATAATATGACCAGCACCGATTCCGAGGTGGAACAGAACGATAGTCAGTCGCATGAACGG CGTCGTCACGGCGGTTCGCCAGAAGCATGGAGCACGGCAAGTGATAGTCCAACTCCGACAAATAGTGTAACAGAACGTCCTTGggcgaaaacaaatttatggcATGGTTTGCTATGCGAAGAACAAAGACAATTACTTGGCACTGAGGAAGAATCTTCCGATCGACATAGCAGCGAAGATGACAATGACACGGACTTGGAGGCCATTTATCAGATTACACCCGAGCAACGAGAGTATTATCTAACTCAATTCCGAACCCTGCAGCCCGACAAAAGTAAATTGTTGTCGGGGCCGAATGCTAGAGTCTTCTTTGAAAAATCTCGAATTCCTGTCGACGAACTGCGACACATATGGCA ACTTTGCGATGTAACCAAAGACGGTGCATTGAGTCTGGGCGAGTTTACAGCAGCGATGCACTTAGTCGTCTTGCGTAGAAACAACATTCCATTGCCACCTGTATTGCCGGCATGTTTGATGCCAACACTAAATGAAACACGGCCATCGGAGCCGCTTGAAGCGGATCTACTCCATCTTGACGATGAAGCAGTAGATTTTCAACCGAATGCCAACGACTTGAAACGAATGATATCGTCGCACATACACGAGACGACTGTAATTCCGCAGAGCAGCTCTATACCGAATAAGGTCAATCAGTCGAGTCCTACGATGTCCAACAAATCTCAAACGATCCACACACGATCGAATTCGAATAGTCCATCGGTTGAGCCAGTCACACCACCCAAACAACATAAAGAAATCGATTGGAACAATCAGAGCAAGGAATGGacgaaatttaccgaatctCCTACGTCAAATGTATCGAGTCCGGGTCCGAAACCCGTTAACATTGAT ATGCAACGTACTGCACAAGCCGTGTTGTCCGATCCACAAATATTACATCCGGTACCAGTGCGTGTTACGCCGATcggtaattttgttttcgcaATAATAATCTCGAACGTGCAATTGGTATTCACATTTTACCGTAACACAGGTGTAGATGTCTTAGACGACGATGGTGCGCGGCTGACAAATCGTAAATCAGAGACACTGTTCTTTGACAACGGCATCGTACGCGATGCTGAAGCTAGTCCGAAACAAATTAATATCAGCAACAGGGATTCACTGCAAAATGATTTGCGAGCAATTCAACGACCCCAACCGAAAAAGTTGCCAACAAAAAATGTGGGTGCCATTCCACCGCCACCGCAACGTGAAAGCAGCATCGGCCCAATCGAAGAAAATCTGTCAACATCGCCTAATAAACGAGAGCCTCCATTGCCTCCGCCACG gCCACACAAACACGCTCGAAGTAGTAGTTTAGATTtagataaattgaaattaaatgcaCCAGTGCCACCGGAG GTTCCGCCCCGAGTATCACCGCAGATGATTTCACAAATAAGTCTGGACGCGCAGCTGGATGCGGCCGATTCTTCATTCGCCGATTTTGCACACTTTCCAGAAACAGTTATTGAGCATGAG GTATCGTTGCGAAAGCGTCAACTTCCCGATGTACCAGACGGTCACACCGCCGACGAATCCGGACGATTTCCTCACATACGGCCATATCAGCAACCAACATCTTACATTGACCCCAACGCGGACAGTTCACATTTACGTATGAGCCAAGTGCAAGTACCATCACTCCAATCGTCACAACGATCCAGCGCATTCGAAGTGTATCGCAAGCCAACACCGCGTGAAGTGAATTCACCGGAAGCATCATCCACCCGGCCAAACATCGACTACGAGAAACGAGTGTCGGCCATCAGCGAAACGCTGCGCCAAGTGTCGTTGAAACAGGATCGCCAGCTGAACGATGTGGTGCAACAGTTAAAGGAACAAAATAGCTTGCTGCTGAAATTGTGCAGTGATTTGAGCGATGAACTGTTGACGGTTAGACGTCAAAAGGAAGAAATCAAACAGAAATTGGATACGGTCGGAGGAGGAGGAGCATCGAGCAGTGGAGCAGTGGTAGGTGGATTGCATTCGACtgatataatataa